A window from Hemicordylus capensis ecotype Gifberg chromosome 2, rHemCap1.1.pri, whole genome shotgun sequence encodes these proteins:
- the LOC128346350 gene encoding cyclin-dependent kinase 4 inhibitor B-like isoform X3 has product MMMGSPRVAELLLQRGADPNRPDPATGTLPAHDAAREGFLDTLQVLHEGGARFDLRDRWGWLPIDRAEESGRSHVVSYLQSLSSGDALRLG; this is encoded by the coding sequence ATGATGATGGGAAGCCCCCGAGTggcggagctgctgctgcagagaggaGCGGATCCCAACCGGCCGGACCCCGCCACCGGCACCCTCCCGGCCCACGACGCGGCCCGAGAGGGCTTCCTGGATACGCTGCAGGTGCTGCACGAAGGGGGCGCTCGCTTCGATCTGCGGGATCGGTGGGGCTGGCTCCCCATTGACCGGGCGGAAGAGAGCGGCCGGAGCCACGTGGTCAGCTACCTCCAGAGCCTGTCGAGCGGCGACGCCCTGCGACTGGGCTGA
- the LOC128346350 gene encoding cyclin-dependent kinase inhibitor 2A-like isoform X2, with the protein MIRENPIEVMMMGSPRVAELLLQRGADPNRPDPATGTLPAHDAAREGFLDTLQVLHEGGARFDLRDRWGWLPIDRAEESGRSHVVSYLQSLSSGDALRLG; encoded by the coding sequence GTCATGATGATGGGAAGCCCCCGAGTggcggagctgctgctgcagagaggaGCGGATCCCAACCGGCCGGACCCCGCCACCGGCACCCTCCCGGCCCACGACGCGGCCCGAGAGGGCTTCCTGGATACGCTGCAGGTGCTGCACGAAGGGGGCGCTCGCTTCGATCTGCGGGATCGGTGGGGCTGGCTCCCCATTGACCGGGCGGAAGAGAGCGGCCGGAGCCACGTGGTCAGCTACCTCCAGAGCCTGTCGAGCGGCGACGCCCTGCGACTGGGCTGA